The segment TCATCGTTCTCGACGACTTCGGTATCGGCTATTCCTCGCTGAGCAGGCTGCGCGCGATGCCGATCGCACTGCTCAAGATCGACAAATCCTTCGTTCACGAGATCGGCAGTTCGGAGTCCGACACTCAGCTGATTCGCGCAATCGTCGCCATGGCATCGGCGCTGCCGGTGGCGACGGTGGCCGAGGGCGTCGAGACCGAGGAGCAGGCCGCGATCATCGAGGCACTCGAATGCCGCTTCGCGCAGGGCTTTCTGTTCGGTAGACCTGCGCCCGTCGCACACTGGCTGCTCGAATCTGCCGAGACCCGTGCCGGCAAGTGAGCCGGGTGTTAGCGTCGGGCGGTGTCTGCAACGCGCCCACTCCGCTCGACCGCCCTTGCATGTGCCCTCCTGCTGGTGCCGCTCGCCGCGTGCAGTAGCGGCGAGAGCACCGATCCCGACTCCGCGGCCGAGAACAGCTGCGTCCTCGGTGCCAGTGGCGGCACCCCGGTAGGAGCGACGCCGAGCGCGAGTTCGGGCGACATCTCCACCAATCCCGAAGTGGCGACCGGGTATCGATCGAATATGACCCCGGTGGAGACGGCCTCGTACTCGGTCTCGACGGCCAACCCGGTCTCCACCGAGGCCGCGTGCGCGGTTCTGCGCGACGGCGGCACCGCGGCCGACGCACTGATCGTGGCGCAGACGGTGCTCGGCCTCGTCGAGCCCCAGTCCTCGGGCATCGGCGGCGGGGCCTTTCTGATGTACTACGACGCAGCCACCGGCGAAGTACAGAGCTACGACGGCCGCGAGACCGCCCCGATGAGCGCGACCGGCGACTACCTGCGGTACATCGACGACGTGAATCGCACTCTGCCGCAACCCGATGCCCGTTCGAGTGGGCGGTCGATCGGCGTTCCGGGAGTGCTGCGCATGCTCGAGCAGGCCCACGACGATCACGGCACGAAGCAGTGGGGTGAGCTCTTCCAGCCCGCAATCGACCTTGCCGACAACGGAATCGAGATCAGCCCGCGCATGGCGTCGTCCATTGCCGACTCGGCACCCAAGCTCGCCCTCGACCCCGCGTCCAAGGAATACTTTCTGCAGCCGGACGGCACCGGCAAGCCGGCCGGGACGGTTCTGAACAACCCGGCGATGTCGAAGACGCTCTCCGCCATCGCAACCGAAGGTGCAGACGCCTTCTACACCGGTGATATCGCGCAGGCCATCGTCGATGCGACCGCCGACACCACCGCGGGCCGAACCCCCGGACAGATCACGCTCGAGGATCTCGCCGCGTACGAGCCCAAGACCCGCACGGCCGTGTGCACCGAGTACCGCGACCACGACATCTGCGGTATGCCCGGCCCGTCCTCGGGCGGTATCGCAGTGGCGTCGGCGATGGGGATCCTGTCGAACTTCGATCTGGCGCAATACGCGCCGACGGGAATGGACGCCAACGGCGGAACCCCGACGGCCGAGGGTGTGCACCTGATCGCCGAGGCCGAGCGCCTGGCCTACGCCGATCGTGACAAGTACGTCGCCGATCCTGATTTCGTCCCCCTGCCCGGCGGGTCGCCCGATGCGCTGCTCGATCCCGAATACCTCAGCGAGCGAGCAGGACTGATCGACGAGAGCAAGTCGATGGGCGCAGCGCAGCCCGGCGACTTCGGCCCGGTGCAGTTCGCCTCGTCCACCGATCCCGAGTACGGCACCAGCCACATTTCCGTCGTCGACAGCCAGGGAAACGCGGCCTCGATGACGACGACCGTCGAGTCGGCCTTCGGCTCGTTCCACATGGTCGACGGCTTCCTGCTCAACAATCAGCTCACCGACTTCTCGGCATCACCGGTGGCCGAGGACGGTACGCCGGTGGCCAATCGCGTCGAGCCGGGGAAGCGTCCGCGTAGCTCGATGGCCCCGACGCTGGTCTTCGACCGCGGCGACGACGGCGCACGCGGCGATCTGGCACTGGTGGCCGGCTCTCCCGGCGGCTCGGTGATCATCCAGTTCGTCGTCAAAACACTGGTGGGACTTCTCGATTGGGGCATGGATCCACAGCAGGCGGTGTCGATGGTCGACTTCGGTGCGGCCAACACACCGTCGACCAACTACGGCGGTGAACACCCGAACGTCTCGGGCGAGGACGATCCGGTGGTCGCGCAGCTCCGCGAGATGGGCCATCAGGTGTCGGTCGCAGACCAGTCCAGTGGACTGAGCGCGTTACAGCGCACCGACGGCGGCTGGATCGGTGGAGCCGACCCCCGCCGCGAGGGTGAGGTACTCGGTGGATAGGTGCGAGCGCGGGTAGTGCTCAGGGTACGAATCGGTAGCCCATACCGGTTTCGGTGATGAGGTGCACCGGGGAGGCCGGGTCGCGTTCGAGTTTCTGTCGCAGTTGGCCGAGATAGATTCGTAGATAATGCGTTTCACGCTCGTGGCCGGGTCCCCAGACGGTGCGCAGTATGTCCTTCTGCGACACCAGCTTGCCCTCGTTGCGCACCAGCAGTTCGAGCACACCCCACTCGGTGCGGGTCAGGTGCACGCTCACGCCTTCTCGCACAACGGTTTTCGTAGCTAGGTCGACGGTGAAGTCCTCGGTGACGACAACGGGGTCGGCGACGGAGTGCGGTCCGCGGCGTAGTGCGGCGCGCAATCGGGCCAGCAGCTCGTCCATGCCGAAGGGCTTGGTGACGAAGTCGTCGGCACCGGCGTCGAGTGCTTCGACGGTATCGGCGGAATCGGTGCGCGCCGACAGCACCAGGATCGGTACGTCGGTCCAGCCGCGCAGACCGGCGATGACGTCGATTCCGTCGATGTCGGGCAGGCCGAGATCGAGAATCACGATGTCCGGGTGGAAGTTCGCGGCCACCCGCAGCGCCTCACCGCCGCTCGCCGCGCTGACCACCTCGAACCCACGCACGTTCAGATTGATCCGCAGTGCCCGCACGATCTGCGGCTCGTCGTCGACGACGAGCACCCGCACCTTCACCTGCTCCCCGCCTTCGACTCGACTGCCTTCAACTCGACCGTCATCGTCAGCCCGCCGCCGACTGTGTTCGATGCCATGACGGTACCGCCCATCGCACGAACGAATCCTCGCACCACCGACAATCCGAGTCCGACGCCCACCGAGTTGTCCCGATCACCGAGGCGTTGGAACGCGTCGAACATGGTCTCCTCGGCACCCTCGGCGATGCCGGGTCCGTGGTCGGCAACGGAGATACTCGCCCACTCACCGTGCGCGGCGGCACTGACCGTGATGTCGCCGACGGGGGCGTAGCGGGCACTGTTGTTCACCAGATTCGCGAGCACCCGTTCGAGCAGGCCCGGGTCTGCCAGCACCTCCACGTCACCGACGTCGACGCGCAGCCGGTCGTCGGCCGCCGTGTCGTCGACACCGATGAGCGCGCCGCGCAGTACGTCGTCGACGAACACCGGACGCAGGCTCGGCTGCACGACGCCTGCCTGCAGCCGCGAGGAATCGAGCAGATTGCTCACCAGAGCCGTCAACTGATCGGCCGACTCGTCGATGGTGGCCAGCAATTCCTCGGTGTCCTCCGCCGAGAACTGAACGTCGGTGCTGCGCAGGGACGAGGACGCCGCTTTCACCGCGGACAGTGGCGTCCGTAAATCGTGGCTGACGGCCGAGAGCAATGCCCGACGCAATGCATCGGCCTCGGCGAGAGCGTTGGCTCGGCTGGCTTCCTCGGCGAGCCGGCCCTGCCGAACCATGCCCGCGGCCTGGTTGGCCACGGCCGCGAGCACTCTTCGATCGTGCGCTCGAGTTCGGTCGCCGGCAAGGAGCAGCGTGAACTCGCCGGTGCCGATCTCCGTGTCAGCACTGGCCTTGCCTGTGGGGGCGCCAACCCCCGTGGTGCCGACAATTCTTGCGGACTCGTTGTCCCACAGCGATACTCCGGTCTGGCTGTAGGTTTCGCGGGCGCGCTCGAGCAGCGCAGTCAGATCTGCTCCCCGAAGGACGGATCCGGCGAAGAGAGTCAGTAACTCGGCCTCCTGAGATGCTCGTCGAGCTTGCCGAGTCCGCCGCGCAGCAGCGTCCACCAAGGCTGCGACCGCGATGGCGACGAGCAGCAGGACGACGGCGACGACGAAGTTCTCCGGTTCTGCGATCGTGAGGCTGTACAGGGGCGCAGTGAAGAAGTAGTTCAGCAGGAACCCGGCGATCAGCGCCGACAGTGCCGCAGGCGCAACACCTCCCAGCAGTGCGACACACAGAACGACCATGAAGAACAGTGCGCTCTCCCCGCTCGGACCGAAGTTCGGCCCAACCCAGTTCAGCACCACCGCCGCCAGACACGGGACGACAACCGCGGCGATCCACGCGAGAATCCGGCGCCTGCCTGCGTCGACCTGAAGTCGCCAGCGCCGCGCCCGCTCGGCGTGGGTGACCATGTGTACGTCGATCTTGCCGGAGTTCTGCACCACCGCAGCACCGATGCCCTCGTCCAGAATCCGCGCGACCCGAGACCGTCTCGAAGTACCGATCACCAGCTGAGTTGCATTCACGCCGCGAGCGAAGTCGAGCAGGGTCGACGGCACGTCGTCGCCGACGACGCTGTGCACGCTGGCACCGAGCCCGGCGGCGAGCTTGCGCACCGAACCCATCTGCGGTGCCGAGACACCCATCAGTCCGTCGCCGCGGACGATGTGCAACACCATCAGCTCTGCACTGGACTTCGAGGCGATGCGACTCGCTCGGCGAAGCAGGGTCTCCGATTCCGGGCCGCCGGTCACCGCCACCACCACTCGCTCGCGGGCCTCCCACGTGTCGGTGATGCGATTGTCCCTGCGGTACTTCACCAATGCCGCGTCGACCTGATCGGCGATCCACAGCAACGCCAACTCACGCAGAGCAGTGAGATTGCCCCGGCGGAAGTAGTTGCTCAGTGCCGCATCCACCTTCTCGGAGGCGTAGACATTCCCGTGCCGCAATCTGCTGCGCAGCGCCTCGGGGGTGATGTCTACCAGCTCGACCTGGTCGGCACCGCGAACCACACTGTCCGGTACCGTCTCCCGCTGCGGCACCCCGGTGATCTGGTGCACCACGTCGTTCAACGATTCGAGGTGCTGCACATTGAGCGTCGAGATGACACTGATGCCCGCGTTCAACAGGTCCTCGACGTCCTCCCACCGCTTACCGTGCACACCTCCCGGCGTATTGGTGTGTGCCAATTCGTCGACGAGCACCACCTGGGGCCGCCGCGCCAGCACCGCGTCGAGATCGAGCTCCTCCGTCTGCGAACCGCGGTACTCGACGAGGCGAGGTGGTACCACCTCGATCCCGTCGAGCGCAGCGATCGTCCGTTCTCGGCCGTGGGTCTCGACCAGGGCAGCAACGACATCACAGCCCCGATCCTGGCGCCGATGTGCCTCTCCGAGCATCGCAAATGTCTTGCCGACTCCCGGCGCAGCGCCCAGATAGATGCGCAGTTCACCTCGGTCCGGCACGGGCCTTCTCCTGTCTCAGCTGCAGGGGCTGGTCAAGCCCAGCGCCACATTGAGCTCCGGCACGTTGACCGCCTTCGCCCCGAGAACACCGTACTGCGGTCCGGCGGTGTACTCGGCGACCAAAGCCTCGACGTCGCCGACACTCATCCCGTTGACCTCGGCGACCCGCGGTACCTGCAGCGCGGCGTACTCCGGACTGATCGCGGGGTCGACTCCCGAACCGGAGCCGGTCACCGCGTCCGGGGGAACAGCGGAGGGGTCGACGCTTTCGCGCTCGGCAATCGCAGCCCGACGCTGCTCGATGAACGACGCGAGAACCTCACTCGACGGCCCCTGGTTGGTCGGCAGCGCCGCGGCGGGATCTCCTGGAGCGAAGGCGTCGTCGTCCGACACCGAGCCGGTGACGCGGGTGTGGAAGTACGGATCGGGCTCTCCCGGAGCGACCTGCGGATCGACGCCGATCAGCGAGCTTCCGACGACGCAGCCCTGCGCGTCACGCAGCGGCGAACCCTCGGCGGAGTCGGCACCGATGCGGCTGATGCCCCAGACCACGGCCGGGTAGCCGATGCCGAGAATGACGGTCAATGCCAGCAGCACTGCGAAGCCGGCCACGAGCTGTCGAAGAAATCCCTGTACGAAACGCATGGTCAGCCTATCCCTGGAATGTGACGAACGAGTAGGTCGATGAGCCAGATCCCGACGAACGGGCTGATGACGCCGCCGACGCCGTAGACCAGCAGGTTGCGCCGCAGCAAAGCGGCGGCCGATGCCGGGGTGTATCCAACACCTTTGAGCGCCAACGGGATCAGTGCGACGATCACCAGCGCATTGAAGATCACCGCCGACAGGATCGCCGATTCCGGCGTGGCCAGATGCATGATGTTGAGCCCACCGAGCTGCGGGTACACGGTAGAGAACATCGCCGGCAGAATCGCGAAGTACTTCGCCAGATCGTTGGCCAGCGAGAACGTCGTCAGCGCGCCGCGGGTGATGAGGAGCTGCTTGCCGATCTCGACGATCTCGATCAACTTGGTGGGGTCGGAATCGAGATCGACCATGTTGCCGGCTTCCTTGGCGGCAGAGGTGCCGGTGTTCATCGCGACACCGACGTCGGCCTGCGCGAGAGCGGGGGCGTCGTTGGTGCCGTCGCCGGTCATCGCAACCAGCCTGCCGCCCTCCTGCTCCTGCCGAATGAGCGTGAGCTTGTCCTCCGGAGTCGCCTCGGCCAGATAGTCGTCCACCCCGGCCTCGGCGGCGATGGCCTTCGCGGTGAGCGGATTGTCGCCGGTGACCATCACCGTCCGGATTCCCATGGCTCGCAGCTGAGCGAATCGCTCGGCAATGCCCGGCTTCACCACGTCGGAGAGCTCCACGACGCCGAGAGCCCGCGCAGCACTTCCGGTTTCACGTACGGCCACTACCAGCGGGGTACCACCGTTCTGCGCGATGTCGTGCACAGTGGCGTCCAGATCGGCCGTACCGCCGCCCTCACGAATCCAGCCGTACACCGAATCTGCTGCACCCTTGCGGATCTCCATGCCCGGTAGATCCAGCCCGCTCATCCGAGTTTGCGCCGTGAAGGCCACGAACTCACCGCGCTCGGATTCGCCCTCTGCCATTACGGATTCGAAGTCACGCTCGACCAGTTCGACGATGCTGCGTCCTTCGGGAGTACCGTCGGCCAATGAGGACAGCCGAGCAGCGCGCGCCAGCTCGACCGCATCGATGCCCGTCGCCGGATGCAGCCCGGTCGCACGACGATTACCGAAGGTGATGGTTCCGGTCTTGTCCATCAGCAACGTGTCGATGTCACCTGCCGCCTCCACCGCGCGTCCGGACATCGCCAGCACGTTGCGCTGCACCAGCCGGTCCATGCCCGCGATGCCGATCGCGGAGAGCAGCGCGCCGATGGTGGTGGGGATCAGGCAGACCAGCAACGCGATCAGTTGAATCGGATCCTGTTGCTGTCCTGCATAGTTCGACATCGGCCCGATGGCGACCACCGCGAAGAGGAACACGATCGTCAGCGAGGCGAGCAGGATGTTCAGGGCGATCTCGTTCGGCGTCTTCTGCCGTGCCGCGCCCTCGACGAGTGCGATCATCCGATCGACGAACGTCTCACCCTGTGCTGCAGTGATTTTCACGACGATCTCGTCGGAGAGCACGATGGTGCCGCCGGTGACCGCGGATCGGTCGCCACCCGACTCGCGGACCACGGGTGCCGACTCGCCGGTGATCGCCGATTCGTCGACGCTCGCAATGCCCTCGATGACGTCACCGTCGCCGGGGATGACCTCACCGGCCGAGACGACCACCTCGTCACCGACCTTCAAGTCCGCACCGGCCACCTCGGTGATGACGAACTCGGCACCGGAGGGAGTGCGTCGTCGAGCAACGCTGTCCTGCTTCACTTTCCGTAAGCTGGCTGCCTGCGCCTTGCCGCGCCCTTCGGCGACGGACTCGGCCAGGTTGGCGAAGAGAACCGTGAACCAGAGCCATCCCGTCACGAACCACGCGAACACGGACGGATTGGCGATCGACAGCACCGTGGTGACGATGGAACCGAGAAACACGACGAACATCACGGGGTTACGAGCCAGGTGGCGCGGATCGAGTTTGCGGAATGCGCCCGGAAGCGCAGTTGCGAGAGAGAGTTTCATTGCATGGCCTCTGCTATGGGTCCGAGAGCAAGTGCGGGGAAGAAGGTGAGAGCGGCGACGAGAATCGCGGTGCCGATCAGCAGAGTGCCGAACAACGGCCCGTCGGTGGGGAGGGTGCCTGCGTTGGGTGCACTGCGTTTGGTCGTCGCCAGCGAGCCCGCCAGCGCCAGCACGAAGACAATCGGCAGGAAACGGCCCAGCAGCATCGCGATACCGAGCGATATCTGGAACCAGTCGCTGGTCACCGTCAGACCGCCGAAGGCACTGCCGTTGTTGTTGGACGCCGACGCGTAGGCGTAGAGCACCTCGGTGAATCCGTGGATGCCGGGATTGCCCTGGTAGCTCGTGGTGGATTCGAGAATCACGGTGATGGACGTGCCGACGAGAACGAGGATCGGCATCACCAGCACCGACAGTGCGGCCATCGTGATCGCGCGTCGACCCAGTTTCTTGCCGAGGAACTCGGGAGTGCGCCCGACGAGCAGGCCACCGACGAACACGGCGATGACTGCGAGAACCAACAGCCCGTACAGACCGGTTCCGACGCCACCGGGTGCGATCTCCCCGAACAACATGTTCAGCAGAACTGTCCCGCCACCGAGCGCAGACATGCTGTCGTGTGCGGAATTGACTGCGCCGGTGGACGTTCCGGTGGTGGAGACGGCGAACAATGCCGATGCCGGGATACCGAAGCGGACTTCCTTGCCTTCCATCATCGCGCCCGCAGCCGTTGCTGCGACGCCTCGGGTGCCCGACTCCGCGAACAGCGTGACCGCCAGCAGCGTGGCCCACAGCGTGGCCATCACTGCAAGCAGAGTCAGACCCTGCTTGCGGTTGCCGATCATGGTGCCGAAGGTGCGGGTGAGCGCCACCGGGATCAGCAGCAACGAAATGATCTCGACGATGTTGGACAGCGGCGTCGGATTCTCGAACGGATGGGCAGAATTGGCTCCGAGAATGCCGCCGCCGTTGGTGCCGATCTCCTTGATCGCCTCCTGAGAGGCAACGGGTGCAAGCGCATTGGTCACCGCCTGCCCGTCCAGACCGGTGGAAGCGAAGCCCGTGGAGAATGACATCACAACGCCCTGGGTGAGCAGAATTACCGCCACCAGCAGCGAGAGCGGCAACAGAATTCGTAGCGTTCCGCGGATCAGATCCACCCAGAAGTTCCCCAGTTCACCACCGGTGGAAACCCGGACGAATCCTCTGACGACCGCGATCGCCACTGCGATACCGACTGCAGCAGAGAGGAAGTTCTGCACTGCCAATCCCAACGGCTGCGTCAGGTTCGACATGGTGGTCTCGGGCGTGTACGACTGCCAGTTCGTATTGGTGACGAACGACGCCGCGGTGTTGAACGCCATCGCCGGGCTCACGCCGGACAGTCCGCCGTCGAGCGGCAACACGCCTTGGACACGTTGCAGCAGGAAGAGGAAGACGACACCGACCACCGAGAATCCGACAACGCTGGTGGAGTACCCGACCCAGGTCTGTTCGGAGTCCGGATCGACTCTCGCGATGCGATACAGAACTCGTTCGACACTCGAATCCCGAGTGCGCGTGTAGACACGGGCCATGTAGTCGCCGAGCGGCACATAGGCAGCCGCCAGAACGACTATCACCACGCCGATCTGGAGACCGGCAAGAAGAGCAGGATTCATGGCGGCGTCAGAACCTCTCCGGGTCGAGGAGAGCGACGAACAGGTACACCGCGACGAACGCGGCCACCGCGAGACAGAGCAATTCGGTCATTGCTCGATCCTGAATCCCGCCACCGGCCACAGCCGGTTTCCTTACGCTTTCTTACGCCGCCAACCAGCGGCTATGACGCAATATTTACGCCTACCGCTCTTCGATGTCGTCGACGCGTACTTCGACGACGTCGCGATCGAGGGTGGCACCCAGCAGATCCGTCACGACATCGATCGCGATACGCGCGAGCTCGTCGCCCGCGGCCTGCAGATCGACGCCGTACACCCCGATCACCGCGATGAACAGGCCGATGCAGGCATGGTCGTCGAGGTGGAGGTCGATCTCGGTCGGTTGTGCGCCGTGAACGCCCGCGAGGGCGCGCCGAAGCGTCGTCTTGACGATGTGGTCGCTGATCTTCAGCGTGTCACCGGTCCCGGCTTCTGAACCGGGAGGGAAGGCGCTGTCGATGGGCCACGTACGCCGAGTGGTGTTGCGTACCTTCGCGATGATGGACGAGCTGATGTCCACCCAATTGGGTTCCTGCGGTGCGTCCCGAAGTTCGGTGGCAGCACGCGCGAGAACCGAATCCGGCTCTACTGGGTTCGCCATGTTGCCAACCTTTCGCTCAATGTTGCTCGTGCTCTGGTCAACTGACCGCGTACCGCTCCTGCGGACAACGTCATGATCGCGCCGATCTCGGGGTGAGTCAGGCCCTCGACCTCGCGGAGCAGCCAGCAGGCTCGCTGACGGTAGGGCAATTCGGCCAGTGCGACTCCGAGCTCGGCCATGAAGCTGTCGGCCTCGACGTCCGCTTCCGGATCGCTGCCTGCGCCGGTGCTCTTGCGCTCGAACACCCAGTCCTCCGCAGGAGGCACGCTACGCCGTCGCCGGTGATCGACCACCTTGTGCGAGACCAGCGAGAACAGCCACGTCCTCAACGCCGAGTCCCCTCGAAAGTTGTCCAGACCCTTCCACGCTGCGACGAAGGAGTCCTGCACCACCTCCTCGGCCGCACCCTGATCGGACAGCATGTTGCGCGCGTACCGGAACATCTCCGGGCCGTAGCGCCGGACGATCTCCTCGAACGCATCCGTCTCGCCGAGCGCGGCTGCGCCGACGAGTACGCGGTCCGATGCATCAACCCACTCCATCGGGCCCCCAGTTCACGTAGCGGTCATCGATCACGCATGTCTTCGATACCGGTTTACCAGCGGACGTAATCTATGACGTAGGTCACTTTATCCGGACGTGCGTTTCGGTCATCGACCTACGACCAACTCCTGACACACACTCTGCACGAGACAAACGACGAAGAGAGGCATTCAATGAGCTCCACGACGGACAACAAGGCAACCGTATCGGCAGCAGGCGAAGGCAAGACCGACATCACCACCAAGTCGGACTCCGTGCTCGTCAGCTCGCAGGGTCGCACCACCATTGCCGATACCGTCGTCTCCAAGATCGCCGGCATCGCCACCCGTGAGGTCCAGGGAGTGCATGCAGTCGGCGGCGGAGCAAGCCGCGCGATCGGTGCCCTCCGCGAGCGCATCCCCGGTGCCCGCGTCAACCAGTCGCAGGGCGTCTCGGTCGAGGTCGGCGAGCGTCAGGCAGCCGTCGACATCGACATCGTCGCCGACTACGGAGTGTCGATCGCAGATCTCGCAGCAGGCATCCGACGCAACGTCATCAATGCCGTCGAGCGTATGACCGGGCTCGAGGTCACCGAGGTCAACATCGTCGTCCACGACATCTTCCTCGACGACGGCTCCGAGGACGACGACACCACCACCGAGCCCGCCACCACCCGAGTGCAGTGACCGATCCGCACATGACGGAGCGTGACAGGTCCGAGGACATCGCCGACGCCGTTCTGGCGATCGACGGTGTCGTCGGGCTGCACGGCGGCATGTTCGGCGAAGCCGCTACGTACCTACCCGGACGCAGGATCGCCGGCATCCGAATCGGGGAGAACGGAACCGAGGTTCACGTCACTCTCGAATTCGGGGTTGCGGTCCGCGAGACCGCCGATGCCGTGCGTCGCACAGTTGCGGCGATGGTCGACGGGCCCGTGCACGTCACCGTCGAGGACATTGTGCGAGTCTGACCAGGTGAACGAGCATGCAGCGCACGACCGAGCCGCCGCGTACAAGGCGGCTCGGCGCGCTGTGGCACGCGAACACCACCCCGACATCGGTGGAGATCCGGCCCGGTACATGGCCGAGCTCGCCGCTGTCGATCGAAGATTCGCTGTACTGCCCTCGACCCCTGTCAACGCAGCGAGTGCACCGACGGTATTCCGCGCGTCCTCGATTCCGTCCCCCCTACGCACACTTCCCAAGCGGATCGCTCGCATCCGCAAACGCGTCACCAGACGCAACTACTTCGAACTCTGAGTGGAGATCAAGACCATGACCACTGCAACCATCGGTTTGTTCGTGGGACTTCTGCTGGCCATCGCCGCAG is part of the Rhodococcus sp. SBT000017 genome and harbors:
- a CDS encoding Asp23/Gls24 family envelope stress response protein, whose product is MSSTTDNKATVSAAGEGKTDITTKSDSVLVSSQGRTTIADTVVSKIAGIATREVQGVHAVGGGASRAIGALRERIPGARVNQSQGVSVEVGERQAAVDIDIVADYGVSIADLAAGIRRNVINAVERMTGLEVTEVNIVVHDIFLDDGSEDDDTTTEPATTRVQ
- a CDS encoding RNA polymerase sigma factor; this translates as MEWVDASDRVLVGAAALGETDAFEEIVRRYGPEMFRYARNMLSDQGAAEEVVQDSFVAAWKGLDNFRGDSALRTWLFSLVSHKVVDHRRRRSVPPAEDWVFERKSTGAGSDPEADVEADSFMAELGVALAELPYRQRACWLLREVEGLTHPEIGAIMTLSAGAVRGQLTRARATLSERLATWRTQ
- a CDS encoding Asp23/Gls24 family envelope stress response protein → MTERDRSEDIADAVLAIDGVVGLHGGMFGEAATYLPGRRIAGIRIGENGTEVHVTLEFGVAVRETADAVRRTVAAMVDGPVHVTVEDIVRV